A stretch of DNA from Spirosoma endbachense:
CAGACAAATCAGAGCCAGGAATCCGTAGGTTGCGGAGATAACAAAGAGTGGATCAGCGGATCGATGCGTTAACTGCTTCTGAAAGACATTCGAGAGCGGATTGGCTACGATTCGGATCAAAACAGCGAAAGTGGTAACGGTAATAATTGTTAATAGCATAGGCTGTTCGGCATAGATGCATCAGAATAATATACGAAAAAAATGCGCAATAGCCATGCGGTAAGGTCTATGATTTACTTTATTCGTTTGACGATTGCGGGTAGCTAATGCTAATAACACAGTATATCTCAAAGCAAAATAACCTTTTTTCTGCCTATCACTTTCCTGATTAACAAACGTTTCGTACCTTTGCGGTCTTATTTTTGGACCGGGCTGCCGGAGCGAAGGAGATACGAGGTGAATACACTACGCGCATACGACATCAACATTGTCGGGCTGGATAACAAACGCTATGAATACGACTTTACGTCGGGGGATGCGTTTTTTGCCGCGCTTGAGCAGGATTTGATCCAAAAAGGGAACGTTCAGACGCACCTGATTCTGGACAAGTCGGAGACAATGATCCGGCTGGCTTTTCATATTACGGGCGCCGTTGAACAGATCTGCGATCGGAGCCTCGATGAATATGACGAACCCGTCGACACACAGCAGACGATGCTGCTGAAGTTTGGTGATCATAACGAAGAATTGAGCGACGAAATTGAACTTATTGAGCGTAACACGGCGACCGTTAATATAGCCCGTTACATTTTTGAGTTCATCAGTCTGTCGCTACCCATGAAGCGCCTGCATCCCCGTTTTCGTGATGAGGATGACGAAATTGACGATGAGCAGAACGGTAAAGTAATCTATCGCTCTGATGCTGAAAAGACTAACGAAGACGACCAGCCTGCTATTGACCCTCGCTGGGCGGCCTTGCGTAAACTGAGTGACAATTAAATGAATTGAGTTGTAGTGTTTAAAGTTGTAGAGCTTTACGGTTTATAGTCTCTACCACGGCCAACTCTACGACTTTGCAACTATACAACTTTACAACTTAAAAAAATGGCACACCCCAAACGACGCCACTCCAGCACCCGGCGCGATAAGCGCAGAACTCATTACAAGGCTACGGCCGTAACCCTCTCGACCGACGCCCAGACTGGCGAAGTTCATGAGCGTCATCATGCCCACGTTTTTGAGGGCAACCTA
This window harbors:
- the rpmF gene encoding 50S ribosomal protein L32 produces the protein MAHPKRRHSSTRRDKRRTHYKATAVTLSTDAQTGEVHERHHAHVFEGNLFYKGQIIIENYAKTA
- a CDS encoding YceD family protein; the encoded protein is MNTLRAYDINIVGLDNKRYEYDFTSGDAFFAALEQDLIQKGNVQTHLILDKSETMIRLAFHITGAVEQICDRSLDEYDEPVDTQQTMLLKFGDHNEELSDEIELIERNTATVNIARYIFEFISLSLPMKRLHPRFRDEDDEIDDEQNGKVIYRSDAEKTNEDDQPAIDPRWAALRKLSDN